Proteins encoded by one window of Carettochelys insculpta isolate YL-2023 chromosome 10, ASM3395843v1, whole genome shotgun sequence:
- the TM4SF1 gene encoding transmembrane 4 L6 family member 1 gives MCFGKCARFIGYKLLILAFLCIVANILLYFPNGETRFASEDRLSKYVECFHGIIGGGILIFLPAAVFISLEYDTCCGCCGHENCGKSCAMLSSVLAAFIGILGAGYCFIISALGLSHGPYCLSRIEQKWVYPFTNSSGGYLLEHDRWSECREPRNIVEWNLTLFSILLVLGAIELILCTIQVINGFLGGICGVCCNRDEKYVC, from the exons ATGTGTTTTGGAAAGTGTGCGAGGTTCATTGGGTACAAGTTGCTCATTCTTGCCTTTCTCTGCATTGTGGCTAACATCTTGCTTTACTTTCCCAATGGTGAAACAAGGTTCGCTTCAGAAGATCGGCTTAGCAAGTATGTGGAATGCTTCCATGGAATTATAGGAGGAGGGATTTTG ATattcctcccagctgcagtgttcATCAGCTTAGAATATGACACTTGCTGCGGATGCTGCGGGCATGAGAACTGTGGGAAAAGCTGTGCC ATGCTGTCCTCTGTTCTGGCTGCCTTCATCGGCATCCTCGGGGCTGGATACTGCTTCATCATTTCAGCGTTGGGTTTGTCCCACGGCCCTTACTGCCTATCCCGGATTGaacagaagtgggtctacccTTTCACTAACTCCAGTGGAGG GTATCTGCTTGAACATGACAGGTGGTCTGAGTGTCGGGAACCACGGAATATTGTGGAATGGAACTTGACTCTCTTTTCAATTCTTCTGGTCTTGGGAGCAATAGAATTAATTCTGTGCACCATCCAAGTAATCAATGGTTTTCTTGGAGGAATATGTGGGGTTTGCTGTAATCGAGATGAG AAATATGTTTGCTAG